The DNA segment CTTGCTTagttttcactagtaggcgccatcacaactcccgagggtgggtaAACCGGGTCGTGACAGTACTATGTGAAAAGACAtatacatgaggtgacgagtgtgtacacgaaCTTATGTATGGTAATTGACCGGATTAGACTCTTAGACTATTAATATGCCTTGAACTGAAGTTGTTGTTGTATGGAACCCATTTCATTATTTTCCTCCATTTCATTGTGTTTTTGTTGTAATTCTTGTAATCATTGTTGTTGAGTCGTGGTTATGTACTGTATTGATATTGGTATTGTTGTTGGACAATGTTGTGGCATATAAGCACGTGTGTTGCGAGATAATTGTTGTGTTGTGATGAAATGCATATGCGGCAGCATAAGGGTGGTGTGTATATTGATAAGCATGCGGCGAGATAAGGGGATTTTATATGTGTGTTGCTAGTGAGGGAAATACTTCATTGTGAGCACACGGGGCGAGATAAGGGGGCTTATGCACGTGAAACTATTTcggaaaaatattttaaaatgtgAAGCTCACGTGGCGCCATAAGGATGACTTGTGAATTGTGATTATGAGTTATGGTACCTCGGGGTGATTCTTATTGTAAATCTTGTGTTAGAACGGCTTGAGGATTTGAACTgtcattatttttccttaatttatTCACTTGTATTTTAACTATGTTTGGGTTAGTTTGTTGTGTTATCACATGTTCACTCGTTGTTGCCATTTATTGATTTCGCTTTCCGTTGttagctttatattgatattctGCACATGTTTTATGTCTAGTGAGTGTCTTGATTAGAACatcgtcactactccactgaggttGGTTTTGATATTTACTGGGTACCAtttatggtgtactcatactacacttctacataTTTTTGTGTAGATCCAAGTACCTCAGATCGAGCCGGGCGCTAATATGCTGAGCTAGATATTATGGAGACTTTGATGTATACATGTCATTCCGCTCGCAGGCCTCGCAGTCATCTTCCATTATTCTTATTACTATTATTTGTATTCCAAAATAGTGATGTATTTTTTAGATTCTAGTGTACtctcagtagagcttatgactctgtACTACCAGTTTTGGGGATGTATGACTATTGTTCACTTTCAGCTATGTTATGTTATTATATCAACTTTTATTTCATGATTAAATGGATTTAATATGTTACTTTCAtcatgtgttaggcttacctagttctagaaactaggtgtcatcacgatctcAGGGTGAGATTTGGGATCGTGACACTTCACTAGAAATTGTGACTAATTGAAGGTAAGGGAAATTTAGGATTCTTGACAAAGAGGAGAGAAAGTGGATCGAGTGGAAATTTTTACCCTTGGGGTCGGTTTATAAAGTAGAtgtaattttaaataattttactttctttaatTATAAAACGAGCCCATACATCATATGATTCCACGCGCTTGGTCTGGTGTCATAGAGGGGTAATATAATTCACTCAAAATATGTTTATGGTGTCAAAAATTATATATCCCGTTTAATTTAAGTGTTCAAATAAATTTTCTGGACAAGTTTAATGGGACTTATGTATTTGCCCTATTTTAAATACCCAAAAGGTTAAAAGACGTGAGCATGAAATATGTTTCGACAACTTGAGGTGAATTGAGTAATTTAGGTAAGGGCGTTATAGCAAGAAGCATCGATGTTGTTCTCAAAGCTTGCGGCGCCAGTCATTCCTCTATAGTTTAATCTTTTCGGTTAGGGacgtacaaaggaaaccgacaaatcgCACCAACCTGATAATTCGAGTTAAATCGGAAAAAAAATTCGACTATAGTTTAATTTGACTtgatttggtgttggaaaaaaaaaccgaccataattggtttggtttggttttaactaaagaaattcaaaccgaaaccaaaccaacccgacattacatatatagaaattttagatatatttaatatataaatatacttattgtgatgtaatttataaatatttcttaaaaaatttcacaattttatcttttaaggtattatttcaaggttgggcttagaacttttgaatgctccaataagttttatagccattaatattagtaaattaaataatgctaacaaaagcccaaacacaaaatcaaatcaatactaatgcttacaaaagacattcaattcaatattacgaacgagaatgtattgaatatctattttttggtttgcaataatttagataaaaatgcataacctatttttatttttctctagcgttttgtcatgtaattaatactcccttattagtctatttattttagcatgacttaatacttttagattatgtttatttttattatggctttctaattagcaatatttatattacataattttattgtctttattgatgaatattttaggataatgccatggcacatctcatattttgtattattttcttggaaaatactttatatagttgtatcttactaggattaaagaaatattttgagcatacaTTATATATTTTGTTCTACAAAGATTTTACCGGGGAAAAAACCCCaaaaacccgagaaaaaccgagattgaaaaacccgagttttattggtttggtctttagatttaataacctaacacaattggtttggtttggtaattgtaaaatccgaaccaacccggcctatgtacacccctatttTCGGCAACAAATGTAATAGCATCTGCTACTTATGAATTGAACTGAAAATATATAATTGACCAAAAAACATATAAGTAATTAAATTAAGTTTGTATTAAACAAGTAATAATGTCTATATCAGGCAAATAAATTTATACGTGTCTCAATCTTTGCAATAGGACAAAGCCGAAGACAAGACTAAAAGTTGGATCTCATTTTCGAAAACAAACAAGTCTAttcaatttcttttctctttattaCAACAACTGCTGGAGACCAAATAACAGCGTGAGTCACATTGATAGGGATAGTAGCTACTTGGTTGGTGCTGTAATCACCTACGACCACAAAAATAACCAGACATAATACAAAACAAGAAATCCTCAAAACTGTTGAAAATGACACCATCTATACAAAACAAAGGAATCATTATCAATCACCTAATTAATATGTTCTCCATCGTCTAACCCCCATTAATGTCTAATCTTATCTAGCTAAACCCCATTTTACATCGCAGATATTTTTAATTAAGAATAAGAATCAAATCCAATCCTTATTCAAGCCACACTAATTATGCTATCCCCACTAGTCTTGCCATTGAACCCACCTGACATTGCCTGGAAACCCGATGAATGCCTCGCCGGAGGCGATTTTTCGTCCGATTCTTGGGCATATGTCTTGTTTAAATTGAGATTTGACATTTTTGATGAGGGAGGGACAGGGAGAAATGGTATAGACCTAATGGGCTTCACGGATTTGTTCAGTCCTATCATTACGTTATTTGTCGAGCTTTCATAGGTACCAGATAACTTTGCCTGCTCGAGTGCTGACATTGGAAACTTTTCTATGGTGTTTTGATTCATTTGCTTATCTTCCAATTTAACAACACTTTGAACctgcaaaaaaagaagaaaattttgGAATCCAAGAACCACAACTTGTATGTCTATAAACGACTTAGgacccgtttggccatagattttgccaaaataaattaaacaaatacatgtttggccatagatttttcCTATATTTTGGAAAAATCTCAAATCCCAAAAATAtcactattatattttttaaaaattgccccaaacttttgtattttataaaagagcccaccatttattattttgtaacaatgtTGCTTCGTCTTCTCGGTAATCTGATAGTGTATCATATACttcattataaaaatgataattttataCCAAATTTATTTACGTTTAGGATTATGGTCTGCGATAATATATAATGAATGTTATTAATAATGGTACTTTTGGatatttgtgatagtttttagaaTTTGTAggtataagtcatgtttcatgtttttccaaaataaatttgggaattaTATTTTGAAAACTGATATCTAAatattcaaaccaaacttcacacaaattaaatttttcaaaataaatttaggaATTTATGATCAAACGCTAGCTTAGTCCTCGGCGTACAATTGGTTCAGTTGAACCTATTGCTTTTTTATTCTTCAGACCACATTAAAATGTAACAAAATTGACTTGTTACTCAAGGCTTACATGAGTATGAGTGGTGATGTCAAAAAGACTAGAGCGGCGGCGTCGGCGGTTATTGATGTTATTTCGGCGGAGAAAGTACTTCTGAGCATGACTGGCCACCTGAGTAGGAGTCCTTGTCTTGACAAAGTTTCTTGAAATTCCTCTCCAATCACCTTTCCCTACTTTCTGCAATCCTAATAAAAATAGTTTGTGCTCTTCCTCTGTCCATGCCACTCCTAATTAAGCACCATCCAAAATTAATTAAGATTTTAATAACATAGACAACAGATTCAGAATTCTAGTATGTAAAATGGGTAAGGTATATATAGACCTCGTTTACGTTCACGGCTCCTAGCAGAAGGATGAACAACGTCATCAGAAGCATAGCCGGCGGCGACGTTGGAATCTTGATGTTGCTGTTCAAATAGAGCAAGATTGTTCATGCTAGCACTTTTCCTAAAAGAATTTCCAGCTTCCATCACTCTAACACCAAAGAGCATGAACCCCTTGTTTCTGCCGGCGCCTTCGCCTGCAGAAATCTCCTGAAATTCATGCTCTTTGTTTCCGCATTCGTTAGACATGGTGGCCAGGGCTTTCTTGCTACTACTATGGGttttgagaagaaaaaaaatgaaggatTTATTTTGTGCAGACCATATGAAAGGGAGAAAATGAGGAAAAAAGGAATGGGAATTTGCTTATTACAACACAATGTTGCTATTCCTGGCTAGTTTTAAGGTTGATAATAGGTGCGagaggaaaattttattttgtgtcatgcaacttacactagttgtatgagataACTTTTTGTCTTACCAAAATTTTGTGGATCCAGCAGTGTAAGATTGGAGTCCACAATTTTATGAGACAAAAAGAAGtttcatacaactagtgtcattgtatgagacacaaaataaaacttatcGATGTTAGGGGCTCAGTTGGATATTTATTGGCCGGTTTAGTTTAGTGATTTTTGACAGTGACTGTCAGGCTATAGTTACTACGTACTAGTATATACTATGCGAAGTCAATTTTTTAATAGGTTGTATCTGGTGCAGCGTTGCTTCACCGAAGCAActtttatttactttttctattttattttttatggaggagagaaaagaagaaagatgaaacTAAACCTGTTAAACGGGTCAGGCCAGCCCACTGACAACCCGGTTTAGCCCGGTCTGCTAGGGGCGGGACGCGTTGGGGAAGATTAGGGGTGTATCCGGACGTGGGCGGGTCTTTTTTGGCAACCGGTGCTCCGAAACCCGGTTAGCTCGGTTACCCACTACTAGATTTTTATCGGGCTAAACCCCGGTTACTGTTATACAATTTATTTTTGGCAAAATACCTTAAATCACCTCTAAACTTGGCTCAAATTGTTAGTATCCTCCTCGAACTATGTCTGGTCTTAATTACCCCATctcaacttggccttttgagagTCATTACCCCCTAGACGCTGATATGACAAAAAATGTGGTTGCACTCGCCTGCCACATGGATTTTTCTGTATAtgtaaaaagaaattgaaaaataaaatatatttttaccttttcaaaaaaaaattacttttttaaataattttttttgaatacaatttataataaaacttggagtGCTTTTGCAACCCGTTTGGCactccaagttttattataaattatattcgaaaaaaaatatctaaaaaaataatattcttaaaaaggtaaaaatatattttatttttcaaacaaaTGCCACATATGCAGAAAAATCCACGTGGTAGGTGAGTGCACCCACACTTTTGTCATATCAGCGTCTAGGGGGTAATGGCTCTCAAAAAGCCAAGTTGAGGGAGGTAATTAAGATCGTGCATAGTTCGGGAATGATACTAATAATTTGAGCCAAGTTTAGGGATGATTTAAGGTATTTTGCCTTTATTTTTTTaccgttgccaacggtcaaaTTCAAAAATGATCATTGGGCAACGgccatttttttgcatttttggcCATTTCATCCTGCCCTCTTAAGAAAAGAGTCCCACACCCTAATAATTGATAAATTAcaattttaaccttttaaaaacTATAAATAGCC comes from the Nicotiana sylvestris chromosome 4, ASM39365v2, whole genome shotgun sequence genome and includes:
- the LOC104227889 gene encoding transcription factor MYB1R1-like, whose product is MSNECGNKEHEFQEISAGEGAGRNKGFMLFGVRVMEAGNSFRKSASMNNLALFEQQHQDSNVAAGYASDDVVHPSARSRERKRGVAWTEEEHKLFLLGLQKVGKGDWRGISRNFVKTRTPTQVASHAQKYFLRRNNINNRRRRRSSLFDITTHTHVQSVVKLEDKQMNQNTIEKFPMSALEQAKLSGTYESSTNNVMIGLNKSVKPIRSIPFLPVPPSSKMSNLNLNKTYAQESDEKSPPARHSSGFQAMSGGFNGKTSGDSIISVA